A single region of the Salmo salar chromosome ssa16, Ssal_v3.1, whole genome shotgun sequence genome encodes:
- the LOC106574538 gene encoding toll-like receptor 13 — protein MQRNKLTPHGCQYDAFISYNTHDEPWVLMELLPELEGEQGWKLCLHHRDFQPGKPIIDNIMEGIYGSRKTICVISRRYLESEWCSREIQVANFRLFDEQKDVLILAFLEEIPTHQLSPYDMMRKLVKRLTYLSWPRAGEQTGVFWQQLRLALETKDGPAEENPILSEVQAL, from the coding sequence ATGCAAAGGAATAAGCTCACTCCTCATGGCTGTCAATACGATGCCTTCATCTCCTACAACACCCACGATGAGCCCTGGGTCCTGATGGAGCTTCTGCCAGAGCTGGAGGGAGAGCAGGGCTGGAAGCTGTGTCTCCACCACCGGGACTTCCAGCCAGGCAAACCAATCATAGACAACATTATGGAAGGCATCTACGGAAGCCGCAAGACCATCTGTGTGATCAGCCGCCGCTACCTGGAGAGTGAGTGGTGCTCCCGGGAGATCCAGGTGGCCAACTTCCGGCTCTTTGATGAGCAGAAGGACGTCCTGATTCTTGCGTTCCTGGAGGAGATCCCTACCCACCAGCTGTCACCCTACGACATGATGAGGAAGCTAGTGAAGAGACTCACATACCTGAGCTGGCCCAGAGCTGGGGAGCAAACCGGGGTCTTCTGGCAGCAACTACGGCTGGCTTTAGAGACCAAGGACGGCCCTGCTGAGGAAAATCCCATCCTCTCTGAGGTGCAGGCTCTGTGA
- the LOC123727868 gene encoding leucine-rich repeat-containing G-protein coupled receptor 4-like, whose protein sequence is MNNIDKIGKLDFKGLSTLQILNMSRNQISQVDNGSLGHLEALQELGLAHNRLTTLPNNLFQGLVNLPLLHLDNNLISTIGSSSFQPLSSLKTLNLTKNNLYNMKEVQPIIQLPHLQEMYIGSNRFTSFQSQEISNTSIELRLLDLSRNPLGIFRITADVLPYLEVIDIAYCGQLGHMEWDVLDRSFLRNINRFT, encoded by the coding sequence ATGAATAACATTGATAAAATCGGAAAGTTGGATTTTAAAGGCCTTTCAACCCTACAAATTCTGAACATGTCAAGAAACCAGATCTCTCAAGTGGACAATGGATCTCTTGGACACCTAGAGGCTCTTCAGGAACTGGGTTTGGCTCATAACAGACTCACAACTCTGCCAAACAATTTATTTCAGGGCCTGGTCAACCTCCCCCTGCTACATCTGGACAACAACCTCATCTCAACCATCGGGTCCTCATCCTTTCAGCCTCTCTCCAGTTTGAAGACATTGAATTTAACCAAGAACAACCTTTATAATATGAAGGAAGTTCAGCCCATCATACAATTACCACACTTACAGGAGATGTACATTGGGAGCAACAGATTCACCTCTTTCCAGTCACAGGAAATATCAAACACTTCTATAGAGCTGAGGCTGTTGGATTTATCCAGGAATCCATTGGGAATCTTCAGGATCACGGCAGATGTTCTTCCTTACCTTGAGGTGATAGACATCGCCTACTGTGGCCAACTTGGACACATGGAATGGGATGTCCTGGACAGGTCTTTTCTGAGAAACATCAATCGTTTTACTTGA